In Primulina eburnea isolate SZY01 chromosome 5, ASM2296580v1, whole genome shotgun sequence, a single window of DNA contains:
- the LOC140833132 gene encoding pectinesterase-like — protein MGNFSGSKKKLAIAGLASILLVAMVVAVAVNVANKKGDTVAAPASDDGGNKISATAKAVKAICSPTDYKETCEESLSNANSTDPKELIKVVFEVAVKNISDVIKKSSLLKKAAEDPRTKAALETCEELLDTSIDDLQRSFEKVGAFDMTKVDEYIEDLKTWLSAAITYQETCIDGFENTTGDTGEKMKKLLKTATELSSNGLAMVTDFSSVLSLLQIEGFSRKLLSDSADNEESEKRRLYDYGHDESDYYPWSPPSKEHQKQHGRTLLDNGNYPHTKNDVHPGFVSSKARRLLAVPRAFLRPNIVVAQDGSGKFRRINDALATVPKKNNNPFVIFVKAGLYKETVRIPRKMNNIILIGEGPTRTIITGSKNFAEGTQTFHTATVAVNGDDFIAMDIGFENTAGPEKHQAVALRVSGDRAIFQNVHMNGYQDTLYAHAYRQYYRNCLISGTIDFVFGDAVSVFQRCRFVVRQPMKNQACMVTAQGRKDPRGVGVIVIQNSDIVPEPAFVAVKPALKAFLGRPWKEYSRTIIMHSYIDGFIDPEGWSPWAGTYGLNTLYYGEYQNRGAGSNLSHRVRWKGIKRITPQIAQSFTGGRLYQGDQWITSSGVSYSPGL, from the exons ATGGGAAATTTTTCTGGAAGCAAGAAGAAGTTGGCTATTGCCGGCCTTGCCTCCATTCTTTTGGTTGCGATGGTGGTTGCGGTCGCTGTCAACGTCGCCAACAAGAAAGGTGACACGGTTGCTGCTCCAGCGTCTGACGATGGCGGCAACAAAATTAGTGCCACCGCTAAGGCGGTTAAGGCCATTTGCAGTCCCACTGATTACAAGGAAACCTGTGAAGAAAGCCTCTCCAATGCCAACTCCACCGATCCTAAGGAGTTGATCAAGGTGGTATTCGAAGtggcagtgaaaaatatcagcGATGTGATAAAGAAATCATCTTTGCTCAAAAAAGCTGCTGAAGATCCCAGGACTAAGGCAGCGCTCGAGACGTGCGAAGAGCTGCTCGACACCTCCATTGATGATCTTCAAAGGTCATTCGAAAAGGTTGGTGCATTCGATATGACGAAGGTGGATGAATATATCGAGGACTTGAAGACGTGGCTTAGCGCCGCTATTACGTATCAGGAGACGTGCATCGACGGATTCGAGAACACCACTGGTGACACGGGTGAAAAGATGAAGAAGCTTCTGAAAACCGCAACAGAGCTCTCCAGCAACGGGCTCGCAATGGTCACTGATTTTTCTTCTGTTCTTTCATTGCTACAGATAGAAGGGTTTAGCCGGAAGCTACTTTCAGATTCCGCAGACAATGAGGAATCGGAGAAAAGGAGACTTTACGACTATGGTCACGATGAATCCGACTATTATCCATGGAGTCCACCTTCTAAGGAACATCAGAAGCAGCATGGTAGGACACTTCTTGACAATGGCAATTATCCTCATACGAAAAATGACGTTCACCCTGGTTTTGTGAGTAGCAAAGCACGAAGGCTTCTTGCTGTTCCACGAGCATTTTTGAGGCCTAATATAGTGGTCGCTCAGGATGGCAGCGGGAAATTCCGCAGAATAAACGACGCCCTGGCCACCGTACCCAAGAAGAATAACAACCCTTTTGTCATCTTTGTTAAGGCTGGACTCTATAAAGAAACTGTCAGAATCCCAAGAAAGATGAACAACATTATTCTCATCGGAGAGGGACCAACAAGAACCATAATCACCGGTAGCAAGAACTTTGCCGAGGGCACTCAGACATTCCACACTGCCACAGTTG CCGTGAATGGAGACGATTTCATCGCCATGGACATTGGATTCGAGAACACCGCCGGCCCAGAAAAACATCAAGCAGTGGCTCTCCGTGTCTCCGGAGATCGAGCCATCTTCCAGAATGTCCACATGAACGGCTATCAGGACACCCTATACGCCCATGCCTACCGTCAGTACTACCGCAATTGCCTGATCTCCGGCACGATCGATTTTGTCTTTGGTGACGCTGTATCCGTCTTCCAGCGCTGCCGATTCGTGGTCCGGCAACCAATGAAGAACCAAGCATGTATGGTGACCGCCCAAGGCCGCAAAGATCCCCGTGGGGTGGGAGTAATCGTGATCCAAAACTCGGATATCGTCCCAGAACCGGCATTCGTCGCAGTGAAGCCTGCCTTGAAGGCATTCCTGGGGCGACCATGGAAAGAGTATTCAAGAACCATTATCATGCATTCCTATATCGATGGGTTCATCGATCCAGAGGGGTGGTCACCATGGGCGGGAACTTATGGTCTGAATACTCTGTATTATGGGGAGTACCAGAATCGTGGGGCTGGATCAAACTTGTCACATCGGGTTCGGTGGAAGGGTATCAAGAGGATTACTCCTCAGATTGCTCAGAGCTTCACTGGTGGAAGACTTTACCAGGGTGATCAGTGGATAACATCTTCTGGAGTTTCATATTCTCCAGGCTTATAA